The Thermodesulfobacteriota bacterium genome window below encodes:
- a CDS encoding metallophosphoesterase family protein, whose amino-acid sequence MLLVGVLSDTHLYRAEPWLCQTVARVFAGAPVILHAGDLTEAAVLDAFAGKTVHAVCGNMCSLACRSGLPLLRVVELAGFRIGLAHGAGLGPDLERELARLFPDDLDCIVYGHTHQAVCHRRDGILFLNPGTFRAGGRGSYGLLGLGETITGEIHPLERAP is encoded by the coding sequence ATGCTCCTGGTCGGCGTTCTTTCCGATACCCATCTGTACCGGGCCGAGCCCTGGCTCTGCCAGACGGTGGCGCGGGTTTTTGCCGGGGCGCCGGTGATCCTGCACGCCGGTGATCTGACCGAGGCGGCGGTGCTGGATGCCTTTGCCGGCAAGACCGTCCATGCCGTCTGCGGCAACATGTGCTCCCTGGCCTGCCGCAGCGGGCTGCCCCTTCTGCGGGTGGTGGAGCTGGCCGGCTTTCGCATCGGCCTCGCCCATGGCGCCGGCCTGGGACCGGACCTGGAGCGGGAGCTGGCCCGGCTCTTCCCGGACGACCTCGACTGCATCGTCTACGGCCATACCCATCAGGCGGTCTGCCACCGGCGGGACGGTATCCTGTTCCTGAACCCCGGCACCTTCCGGGCGGGCGGCCGGGGCTCCTATGGCCTCCTTGGTCTGGGGGAGACGATAACCGGCGAGATCCACCCT